In Fodinicurvata sediminis DSM 21159, the genomic window CAACAATGCGGCTACCTTCGTGCGCGATGAATGGGACGACACGACTCGAGACAGCTGGGACCTCCACATGGAGCCCAATCTGAGAGCACCCTTCATCCTGACCCAGGCCATGGCCCGCAACCTGCCCAATGACAGCGGCGGTCTGGTCATCAATCTGCTGGACCAGCGAGTCTGGAACCTGACTCCCCACTTCATCAGCTACACACTCAGCAAGAGCGGCCTCTGGACCCTGACCCGAACCCTGGCCCTGTCCTTGGCGCCACGAATTCGGGTCAACGCGATCGGCCCTGGACCGACCCTTCCCAGCCCCAACCAGACCCAGGCGCAATTCGATGCCCAGGTCCGAAAAGTCCCCCTGCGTCGGGGCCCCGACATGGACGAAGTGAGGAACACGCTGGCTTTCCTGCTGGGTGCCGGTTCGGTAACCGGGCAGATGATCGCACTCGATGGCGGACAGCACCTCGGTTGGGGGCAAGTGAA contains:
- a CDS encoding SDR family oxidoreductase: MSGAERHQDSYPKNALVTGAGQRLGQAMALELAARGYRVGLHYNSSRQATERTAEDIRRNGGEAILFQADLSLEEETVQLVEDVDRELGPLGVLVNNAATFVRDEWDDTTRDSWDLHMEPNLRAPFILTQAMARNLPNDSGGLVINLLDQRVWNLTPHFISYTLSKSGLWTLTRTLALSLAPRIRVNAIGPGPTLPSPNQTQAQFDAQVRKVPLRRGPDMDEVRNTLAFLLGAGSVTGQMIALDGGQHLGWGQVN